A window from Taeniopygia guttata chromosome 10, bTaeGut7.mat, whole genome shotgun sequence encodes these proteins:
- the LOC100229886 gene encoding uncharacterized protein C15orf39 homolog, whose product MASKRYSQPADPVILKKLPRLEPATGFLPRQIPGTCSPVPHLGSESHFSYTGSYFACPLQSPKGPEQPPAGWSPTPAYLHYGPGALSQPVPAEGPLQNFLLCPPESLDTRLHPLDSWKSTKSLVSQDQLRAKKKLDSPRFPLAVKKPVVVKKAVSLAVPKPVYGAPASFLAPRMALLLGKQAESLQQQPGQVNWALPPATHPLHPSEPHRSDPCTNHSLLLLPSSLALPSREQLSSPTALPQYCVTFDKHGPPPSTLFLEASYPSDQSQKKMPEVPWPKLQLPDSSQVMQERSAMCYPSHPYLLSPHRAGPLCHPPAPTAGEPSALPSFGYVASREPFPSTYLKPQDPSSYFPSPLEPHVPRTVGARLGAALRDAEPGRDAELPRNTGYPGFAVSLGDASTFHASFPGTEPGCEQHGADSPQWRAAPRHSSAFQPVCTPERLSGGSGGLAETFPERGGSWEKPRQREEEHLYQGRRNSSPAPQDTPHGGPGEGNACKVKDAAKELIRPSLAVTPVKGLEELRDTKALSSSPPMPVIHNVFSLAPYQEYLERAKVTDPILFCRKHLWEDSSPQNTGGSQEPAAVRDVSVVSSLRSGSDAEQSQEESCYGSIPKKPKAETQELESQEGSPDRVGTEEPSPKEMVLDLSFKNRLVEAGDTQSLPGFAEGALDREDKEEKEATGGKVGSGEGAQPRVPEADSGDKSSFQSSANFMFQKYKLLPSLPPSTEPTQQDGSSQAPQPSPCSSTPTPAQPASSPSSTPLFPQSGPQLNIILAPNPPQIRVSNAPSTPVEEKVLVVQKVGVLPSQTPPGQYFTSLHTLLCDTISGSVSRSSPELLQEWLKKAELAEGLGEMPKSLPSPKNGSKAPIPQKPSNGKEIWLAYHDVGRLLTDLLSQLKTFMSACPFPHVVRAGAIFIPIHVVKEKLFPTLPGSLVDQVLQKHKVELRPTTLSEERHLRDLELKSCTSRMLKLLAIKWLREIYPDLLNLHWHNSIRQQLGLSSDSGQPSK is encoded by the exons ATGGCCTCAAAACGGTACTCACAGCCTGCAGACCCTGTGATTCTCAAGAAGCTGCCTCGTCTGGAGCCTGCCACCGGCTTCCTGCCCCGGCAAATCCCAGGCACATGCAGCCCGGTGCCCCACCTTGGCTCTGAGAGCCATTTCAGCTACACGGGCTCCTACTTTGCCTGCCCACTGCAGAGCCCCAAGGGCCCCGAGCAGCCCCCAGCTGGCTGGAGCCCCACGCCCGCCTACCTGCACTACGGCCCCGGTGCCCTGAGCCAGCCCGTGCCAGCTGAGGGGCCACTGCAGAacttcctgctgtgcccaccagAGAGCCTTGACACCAGGCTGCACCCCCTGGACAGCTGGAAGAGCACAAAGAGCCTGGTAAGCCAGGACCAGCTGAGGGCCAAAAAGAAGCTGGACAGTCCCAGGTTCCCCTTGGCAGTGAAGAAGCCGGTGGTGGTGAAGAAGGCAGTTTCTCTAGCAGTCCCCAAGCCAGTGTACGGTGCCCCTGCCTCTTTCTTGGCTCCCAGGATGGCTCTGCTACTCGGGAAACAAGCAGAGAGCCTGCAGCAGCAACCAGGGCAGGTAAACTGGGCCCTGCCCCCGGCCACCCACCCTCTGCACCCCAGCGAGCCCCACAGGAGCGATCCCTGCACCAaccacagcctcctgctgctgccctccagcctggccctgccttccagggagcagctgagctccCCCACTGCCTTACCCCAGTACTGTGTCACCTTTGATAAGCACGGGCCACCCCCCAGCACCCTGTTCCTGGAAGCAAGTTATCCTTCTGACCAGAGTCAGAAGAAGATGCCAGAGGTCCCCTGGCCCAAGCTCCAGCTGCCTGACAGCAGCCAAGTGATGCAGGAGAGGTCAGCAATGTGCTACCCATCCCACCCATACCTGCTGTCACCCCACAGAGCTGgccccctctgccaccccccaGCTCCCACTGCGGGGGAGCCCAGTGCCTTACCCAGCTTTGGCTACGTGGCAAGCAGGGAGCCCTTTCCCAGCACCTACCTCAAGCCCCAAGATCCCAGCAGTTATTTTCCCAGCCCCTTGGAGCCCCATGTGCCAAGGACAGtgggtgccaggctgggggcGGCGCTGAGGGATGCTGAGCCAGGCAGGGATGCCGAGCTGCCCAGGAACACCGGGTACCCAGGGTTTGCCGTCAGCCTGGGCGATGCATCCACGTTCCACGCCTCCTTTCCCGGCACGGAACCGGGCTGTGAGCAGCACGGGGCAGACAGTCCGCAGTGGCGAGCAGCACCGAGGCACAGCAGCGCTTTCCAGCCTGTCTGCACCCCAGAGAGGCTTTCTGGGGGCTCCGGTGGGCTGGCTGAGACATTTCCCGagagaggagggagctgggagaaacCCAGGCAAAGGGAGGAGGAGCACCTGTACCAAGGGAGGAGAAACAGCAGCCCGGCCCCTCAGGACACCCCCCATGGGGGACCAGGGGAAGGAAATGCCTGCAAGGTCAAGGATGCAGCCAAGGAGCTCATCCGCCCTTCTCTGGCTGTGACCCCTGTCAAAGGGCTGGAAGAGCTGAGGGACACCAAGGCTTTGTCATCCTCCCCACCAATGCCTGTGATCCACAATGTCTTCAGCCTGGCACCCTACCAGGAGTATCTGGAAAGGGCCAAAGTCACAGACCCCATTCTGTTCTGCAGGAAGCATCTGTGGGAGGACTCCTCACCCCAAAACACGGGTGGCAGCCAGGagcctgctgctgtcagagaCGTCTCAGTGGTGTCCAGCCTGAGGTCAGGCAGTGatgcagagcagagccaagAGGAAAGTTGTTATGGGAGCATCCCTAAAAAGCCAAAGGCTGAGACCCAAGAGCTGGAGTCTCAGGAGGGCAGCCCTGACAGGGTGGGCACTGAGGAGCCATCCCCTAAGGAAATGGTGCTGGACCTTAGCTTCAAGAACAGACTTGTGGAAGCCGGTGACACCCAGTCACTCCCTGGCTTTGCAGAGGGGGCACTGGACCGAGAGGataaggaggagaaagaggctACAGGAGGGAAGGTGGGGTCAGGAGAGGGTGCACAGCCCCGGGTGCCTGAGGCGGACTCTGGGGACAAGAGCAGCTTCCAGAGCTCAGCCAACTTCATGTTCCAGAAATACAAgctgctgccctccctcccacccAGCACTGAGCCCACCCAGCAGGATGGAAGCTCTCAagccccccagcccagcccctgtaGCAGCACCCCCACACCAGCTCAACCAGCCTCCTCTCCATCCAGCACCCCTCTGTTCCCACAGTCTGGCCCCCAGCTCAACATCATCCTggccccaaaccctccccagatCCGGGTTTCCAATGCCCCCTCCACTCCAGTGGAGGAGAAGGTGTTGGTGGTCCAGAAGGTTGGTGTTCTCCCCTCACAGACCCCCCCGGGGCAGTACTTCACCTCCCTGCACACCTTGCTCTGTGACACCATTTCAGGCTCAGTGTCTCGCTCCTCCCcggagctcctgcaggagtggctgaagaaagctgagctggcagaagggctgggagagatgcccaaatccctgcccagccccaagAACGGCTCCAAGGCTCCCATTCCTCAGAAGCCCAGCAACGGCAAGGAGATCTGGCTGGCTTATCATGACGTGGGCAGGCTCCTCACTgacctgctctcccagctgaaGACCTTCATGTCTGCTTGCCCTTTCCCCCACGTCGTCCGGGCGGGAGCCATCTTCATCCCCATCCACGTGGTGaaggagaagctcttcccaacGCTGCCTGGGAGCTTAGTGGACCAAGTGCTGCAGAAGCACAAGGTGGAGCTGCGTCCCACCACCCTCTCGGAGGAGAGGCACCTGAGGGACCTGGAGCTGAAGAGCTGCACCTCCCGCATGCTGAAGCTCCTGGCGATCAAGTGGCTTCGTGAAATCTACCCTGACCTGCTCAACCTCCACTGGCACAACTCCATCCGGCAGCAGCTCG GTTTAAGCTCAGATTCTGGCCAGCCTTCCAAGTAG